The Lampris incognitus isolate fLamInc1 chromosome 7, fLamInc1.hap2, whole genome shotgun sequence genome window below encodes:
- the mrpl28 gene encoding 39S ribosomal protein L28, mitochondrial gives MPLHKYPPKIWDALKMKQGVYGRLPKHYLKSLESKEPTPVHFKPLGVKYRANPKTGQKERVQDVPLPICYPPESQEGLWGGEGWIRGYRYANNDKMSTRLKKIWKPQLFERELYSEILDHKFTIKVTPRTLDLIDAAYGLDFYILKTPKEDLNSKLGMDLKRAMLLRLARKDQTLYPDDPVKREKVYHKYKQFEIPEDEAEWVGLNLEEAVEKQRQLEYKEPEPLFKTCVDKLVEELTIQKLSEPKVIEKK, from the exons ATGCCTCTTCATAAGTACCCTCCAAAGATATGGGACGCCCTGAAAATGAAGCAGGGCGTCTATGGTCGCCTCCCTAAGCACTATCTCAAGTCCCTGGAATCAAAAGAGCCCACACCAGTCCACTTTAAGCCCCTGGGAGTCAAGTACAGAGCCAACCCCAAAACTGGGCAAAAGGAACGGGTAcaggatgtccctctccccatctGCTATCCTCCAGAATCCCAAGAAGGTCTGTGGGGAGGAGAAGGATGGATAAGAGGGTATAGATATGCCAACAATGACAAA ATGTCCACCCGTCTCAAGAAGATATGGAAACCACAGCTGTTCGAAAGGGAGCTGTACAGTGAGATACTTGACCACAAATTCACTATTAAGGTCACACCCCGTACCCTGGACCTCATAGATGCTGCCTACGGACTTGACTTTTACATCCTGAAA ACACCGAAGGAAGACCTGAACTCCAAGCTGGGGATGGACCTGAAGCGGGCCATGCTACTACGCCTAGCTCGCAAAGACCAAACACTGTATCCTGACGACCCTgtcaagagagagaaagtctacCACAAATACAAG CAATTTGAAATCCCAGAAGATGAGGCTGAGTGGGTGGGTCTGAATCTGGAGGAGGCTGTCGAGAAACAGAGACAGTTGGAGTACAAG GAGCCAGAGCCTTTGTTTAAGACCTGTgtggacaagctggtggaggagcTGACCATCCAAAAGCTCTCTGAGCCCAAAGTCATAGAGAAGAAGTAA